ttaattttacaatttgaatttatttgaacatgattctttataagttgaacaaaaGTTCTGAGAaattgaacatcacacaaaaaagGTTCTTATTCGTGAACATTAACCGAGATATATTATGTTATTGTAACATTTGTTAATATCAAAATTCATAGAGTACATGACAATTACCATTCAACAATTTCTGACAGGCACAAACCATAAAAAAGGACAATccacattttttttcttctattaGCCACATTACAATAGTAATGAAAAGGAAATGAAAACACAAAGGGATGAAATGTACCATGTGTACTTGAGCACGAACCATAAAGCAACTGAACACAAAATTAGATCATTGCATCCTCTGCATCATCTTTTTTGGCTTctttacaaaactaaaattgTGCTTCCTGAGGTAATTCACGCATCTATGAGATTTATAAATCGCCGACGATGAATCAGCTCCAGAAGCTCAAGAACATCTTACCTAAATCAATATCAAATCATATTCGTTAGCTCAGCTCCGTCAATCTCGTGTTCCTTGCTCTCTGAAAAGATCGAGAGAGAAACAAATGTTCTAACCGGAACGGAAGAGATCCAAACTCCGACAAATAATTACAAAAACCACTAATTAATTTTAGCAAAAACTCAACAAATTGCAATCGCACTTTCGgagaaggaaagagaaagagagattACAGATGAGGAGGATGAGCTAGCTGCGAGTGCGATCACGGTGAAGGAGGCGAGAAGGACGAGGAGCGAAAAAGGAAAGGACGAAGAAACAGAGAAACATAACGCCGACGATGGAGGTAATTGCTGGGAGAAACCACCGAGAAAATCAATGTAGCTGGTGATATTAtgatggaggtggtggtggcgcCGCCAGTGATTTGCCATATCAgtaaaaaaaatggagagagaaaatggagttGATGAGAGAGAAGATGGTGAgaggttagaggagagagaaaatgggtatATGCTGAATTTATGGGTGATATTATGATGGAGGTGGTCTTTAATCCAGAAACGACGTCGTTTTATCTAGTATGCACGCATAGATGCGTAGATAGGTatctatatattaataattacacCAAACTCGTTATTATGGGCCTCTCAATGCTCTGTCTAAATTTCCAGTTGATGAGGCCCAAAAATCACTTACTTGTTACTGCTGTGTATAACTGTATACTtccttcgtcccttaatactcgcaccgttttaactacacacgcttgtcaatgctcAACTTTGATCactaatatctttaactacatattataaaaacttataaaaatattaatatttgaaaatatatagtTAGATGAagtcaacaatatattatatactaacatttgttttcatatattagaaataaaatagggtcaaaatgaattatgtgaatagtgcataaagtcaaaatggtgcgagtattaagggacagagggaataCTTTATATACCACGTACTTGCTCCATTTAGTAATAGGTGTACTCCCTACGTCCCTTTATACTCaacctgttttgaccggacacgttttccaatgcataactttgaccaccaatttctttaactatatattataaaaacttataaaaatgttAATATTTTAGGAAATGAAAGACACGAAAGGGAAGGCCCCAAGCTCGTCCTGATCAGAAACGGGCCGGGTTAGGTCGGTACCAAAAAGTCAGTTTATTATGTCGGGTTGGGATGGGTCATGCCAAACTTTCGAGCCAATTTTGATGCACAAAATTGGTTATTTTGGGCAAAGACTAACAGGCTTTCGGGCCATTCAAGTTATGCCAATTTTATAactaaatttctattttttagTTGTCCAACCCCGATCATTTTGGATTGGGCCCAAAAATTTGGCCCAAACCTGTTATTTTTGGGTCGGATTAGATATGATCAGGTCTAGGGGCTGATTGGTTGACATCCGAGATAAATAGGTAATGTATTAACCCGTGTCGTGATGAAGGCTACTATTGCGGCTAGaggtgtcaaatcgggtcatcggtTCTGTTTCGTTTCGGGTtcatcggttcgggttgaaatcgGTTTATTTTGTTATCGGttcggttcgggtcgggttgaaaaattaacggttcggttcgggttcgggttatgtgttacgggttcatatcgggtcgggttcatatcgggtcgggttcataacaGGTCGGGTtcgtatcgggtcgggttcatatcgggtcggttcATACCTGGTCGGGTCATAAACGGGTtaagtcgggttcatatcggttcaggttcatatcgggtcgggttcataacgggtcgggttcatatcagGTCGGGTTCATACCAGGTCGGGTCAGATCGGGTCGGTTTGTAGTCGGGTCGGGTCAATTCAGTTCGGTTTGTTAACGGGTTTAGCCGGATTGTAATCGGGTCGGaatcatatcgggtcgggttcatatcgggtcgggttcatgttTAGTCAGATCAATTCggatacaaattacaaacaatgtcgagttattactaaaatcacaactaatgttatttcttttttgacgaacaactaatgtagtaatgttcactatccaattaatttcataaacttaattaagaaaAGTCTGTCAATGTCTTTTATTATGTCATGTAATATTTACCAATCAAATGATTCAAATGGAATCAAAATCATCTATGCCCTCCCCCACCATGCTAGAGTATTACGAAATATGTATTGATGAACTAAATACTAATAAtgtagtaattaataatcgataatgatgaattaatacgtaatgaatttgtaaagtttgtaaatacaagtttgtcatatattcatattggtttaaacAACAACGAGACTAACATGTTTATTAACGAAACGAGGCAAACAAGTTCAATTGGTAATGAATTAAGTCGATTCAATTAAAATAGCATAGTTTTTCGATTAGTTCTTAGGTTACAAGCTTATAAGCTTATAAGGTATTGAATTagatcaatttagtttaatgatcCATTAGACGATTAGTCAGTTGAATACGAGTCAATAAAAGAGTGCACATTCAATTCTACAAGCCTATAACTATACAATAATATAGCTATATTGGAAATACATCTAATAAAGAACATGTTTAGTTACTTAGTCGGTTGATAAACAACAGTTCGAATACTCGGTTGAACAACGCACATTGAATTATATCTTTTGTTTATAAATGTTTAAGAAGTACAATTGCTTACGAATTATATCATTTGATATCTTAGCATTTCGGCTCTGTTTGGTTTGACGGaaaatatttcaataaaaacttatttttgaggCGGGTTATGAACGGTTTGAATTAAACGGGGTGTAAACGGgttacgggttgtaaacggttcgggttgtaaacggttcgggttgtaaacggtccgggttgaaacagttcgggttgtaaacggttcgggttgaaacagttcgggttgtgaACGGGTTTTCCccgggttgaaacggttcgggttgaaataaatcgggtcattaacggttttcgggtcaattcggttcgggtagaaacggtttcgggttgacgcatgccggtttgttatcgggtatcgggtcttaatcggtttaatattttcgagacggttcgggttcgggttgaatgttATCGGTTCGGTTAGTTTTCGGGTTCCAACTAACGGATTATTAACGGTTCGGGTTCTTAACGAATCAGATTAACCCAGCGGGttcaacggttcgggttgagatTTGACAGCCCTAATTGCGGCGTATGGAGTATAGCGTATGCAATTAATTATTGGACATgattgaacatggaacttattAACTTGGGTTGTAAAATCTCTACACTTTAAAAAGTGGGAGATCAATTACTTCCTTATGAATAGTAACTACATATACTAATAAATCATTTTACTTCTTTTTAACTAATTATATCCTAATTTCTTTTGTAACTAATTTATCAACTACCTTTATTAAGGGCAATAATTTTATTGAGACCTTAATCTAAACACTTCACTGCATATTTCTTAGGCACTCCCTCAACTCATATTTCTTAATATAATAATCTTACTCCTAAGTACTAAGTATATTTAGAGCTGAGTACATGTAGCAAATGTCTTTTTTTGTACTAACCTTGtcgattttgtttatttacgaTTTAGTACAACAGATCAATAAGAAAAGAACCGATTCAGAGTACACCTAACTATACATATAATTAGGTACAAGATAAAAGTTCTCATATACGTTTGCATgtcatttttattcaaatgaaatgtAGAACACGTACTGTGTATACTGTATAGTATCGAGTTTCGAGTATCCAACTTGTCaactccttttttttaaaaggaaaaatacaTTGAAATTAGGATAGCCTTATGTCAATATTGTATCCTAATATATCTAAGGTAATAAAATGTAGAACATATACTACGTATTAGTGTGTTCAATTTTCGAATATAGGatctgaattggtccaaaattTCCTTATCGGAAAAATGTGATCCGAATCCAATCCGAAAGTTTGGGTAATCCGAAATTTTTGGATCGGATACCCGAAAATGTGAAATCAATCCggatacaattttttttttaaaaaaaattagggtgCTAGAACATTTCGGTGCTAAATTTGAAATTTCCCGCCACACTGCGCGCAACGCGCGCAGCCAGCTACTAGTTATTGTAAATTTACAACTAACCGCCCCTACTCAAATGGGGTCTTAATCTCACAAACCCAACTCTTAGGCTTtatttggttcattattagTAAAGGAATGAAAGGGATGAGAAAGGAAGGGAAGAgaagggaagagaaaggaaatgaaataaaatatattttttcatgTTTGGTATGATGAAAGGAAGTGATAGAAATCCCATGTTTGATACAACAATAGTAAAGGAAGGTGGGTATGAGATTTAacattttgtttaacaatataagTTGTTTTTATAAAGGTTGCTTTCCTTCCAATTTTCTTCCTTTCCTACCACTTATCATATAATTTTTGAAACCAAATggcaaaaattttattttttattttttttcttttcctttcaatTCCTCCCAACCGAATAAGGCcttagaaaaacaaaaaaaaatggacGGAGGATAACATGGATTCATTTCATTACCATACATTCCATGAAACTTCTAGAAAAACCAAATTTTGTATGTCCATGTGGGCGGCTAAAAAGTACACACAGCTCATTCCATCATCTTATTAGTATAATTGAAATTTTGGTAGGACAAGAAGAGAAAGGCTTATGTGGGTCCTACGCGCCATTGGTTGCAAGTGACAGCCTTGGAGctttcacttttctctctcatcctccAGCATAGACCCACTATTATTAGACTAGATCATACTCCGTACATAAGATTATACTCCCTccttccgtcccttaatactcgcaccgttttgactgaaTCCGTTTGTCAATGTACAACTTGTgaccattaatatctttaactacatattataaatttataaaaatattaatattttaaaaatatatattaagatgaagccaacaatatattatatactaatatttgttttcatatactagaaataaaatagggtaaaagtaaattatgtgaatagtaaaAAAAGTCAAAAAGTGCGAATATTAaaagacagagggagtattgcCAGTGAGTACATTAATTCAATAATGTTTGATTACTTTTGCATCATTTGGTCATGCACAAGGAAATTTGTCCTAATTTTAAGTACATCAATTCAACAAATACATGAATGAGAAAAATTCAACGAAATACAGCCCCTTTTTTTGGATTTCCTTAGCTTGGCCTCTTTTTATGTGGACAATAATTATATGACCTTTTCTCATTTTAGAAGAGACCCTCAATAATTAGAGACCCCAATAATTGAGATTTAGAAGTATCAAATGACAATTATATAATTAAGAACGATCTTGGTCTACAAATCTAAGGACTTAGCCGGGTCGTCAATAGGGATTTCAacgatatatatatattgagtaAACCGATGATCATTCTTCTGTACTATGTCGATTAGATTAGTTGATACTCCCTCcttcccggaatactcgacccggtttgaccgacacagagtttaagggacttgaattgacttatttaatttaataggtagtagttgatagtggggtattattttaatgtagttagtgggaggtgggttaagatgTGGGGTTggaggagagtaggggttgaatttttaattattttttgtatggagtagggggtaggtgagttaataggggtggagtgagaaataatataatattgttagaatatttccatttttagaaacaggtcaagtattaagggacggcccaataaggaaaacaggtcaagtattccgggacggagggagtagtaatatTATATGAGAATTATAATATTAACTGAACATGCTCGCAAATTATCTATCAGGATTCCAATTATGAACTCCCTTTCAAACCATAAAGGAGCAGAATTCAAGTCTTTTCATCTTTTTGCTTTGTCAATCAATTTCAAGAAATAGCTTGATGACATGATCAATAACTCCAAGTTCACCCAATTTTGATAGAGTTGTAGAAGTTACATTTGACTTGGAAAAAGAAAGGTACAAACTTTATGAACATGACAAACTATGTTTATGTAAATCAATGTGTTTATATATTTAACAATTATAAACATCGATTTGTAGAgaacaatataataataaaatagcaAATTCCTTGAGAAAGGAAAAGAATAATCCTACAAGAGATAAAATATCCTTATTCTAAAAGAAAACAATGGAATGAATTGATTTTGCttactactccgtactactATACAATCAGACCGCGAAAAAATCTGTTTAAATTCTTTCACTCTGATCTTTCTCGATCGATTTGTTCTCCCCTAATCCTCAACATATACTACAATATTATGTAACAACAAATTCAAATAATAGAATTGAATAGTTTAGTTAGCATAGGCCTAAAAATCCTCCTTTCAGTTAAGCAACCAGCTGCTCTTCTATATACAATTGCTCCCATGGTAAACACATGTCCTGAACTTGAACACCATTTCCTGCACCATTCCGGCCATAACTCGGTGACCTTGCTCCCAAATACCCGGCACCTGCCTCGTCCTTAACCAAAGAATTCACCCAAGAAACGTCTGGTTGATTGAAGCCGGGTGGGGATGTTCTAGTGgcattattgttattattggcACCTCGGAAACCAAAGGAGTTGGACTTCCTTAGCTTGTTCAGCTCTTCTCCATGGATCCCCCAGTCTAATTTTCCATTTGGCGAGCCCCAATCAGACATGGGGCTCGACATATTCGCACCCATTGTTGCCGACCTATCAATGAAGCTCTGACTCCTCTTAACAAAGGCAGCAGCTCGTGAGTTGAGCATTGCTGCAGCCATTGACTTTGGGGAGTCCAAACCCCTCGGAGGTGACAACTTCCTCAGTGGTGAATCCAAAACACTCGGAGGTGACATCTTCCTGGATACGTTGATTGAAGCAAAAGCTGATTCCAGATTACTACCAGGCATCATGTCACTAACTCTTCccatgttgttgttgttgttgttgttgttgttgttgttccacCTAGGAGACGGCCTAGGGGAAAGAACTTGTTGGTGCTGCTGTTGCTGATGTTGGTGTTGCTGTTGCTGGTGTTGTTGGTAGTCTTGGTACTGCTGATGTTGTTGATTCATGAGCTGCGTTTCTAATTTGATGAGCTCTCTTTCCAACTCTACATCTCTAGCACTAAAGCTAGACCTTAATCTACTCCCTGGTAGTTGCAAGTTAGGAGGTGAAGCACCAAAATTAGACGACTTCCCTTGATACATCCCTCCTGCACCGGGTGATGCTCCGTTTCCAGGCGAAAGAGGAGCATATGAAGGGGACATCGGAGGAGTTGATGATGCATTACTAAACCCACCAGGAGATGACACACTCACATCTGGAATTGCTGAACCAGTTGAAGCATAAACCGGGCGCAACTCCTCCCTCTTGTGGGCAAAGAAGCAAACCTTTCTAGCACAACCAATCTCATCCTTACACAAACGGGTTCTATACTGAGCGGGATGTAGCCACGACTCGAACACACCATGAGCAAACTCACACTCCTCTCCCTTCTTGCAGCTCCCCTTTTTGAACTCTGGGCATGGCACACAAGTGTATTGGTACTTCTTTGGGTCTCTTCTCCTTGCATTCTCCCCTGGGTGGGCAAAGGGGCACTCTGTCCAATCATGAGTGTATGCTCTAGAGCAGGGTTTGATCTTGAAACAATACATTCTAAAATCATCACTCCCATAGACACCGTTGTTTATGTCTGGGAGTTCTGAAACTGAGAACTCCTTCTTTGACTCGGTCTCAGAATCGGAACTGAAACCGGAAATGGAGCTGGAATCGGAATCGGAATACCCAGATTTTAGCAGAATATCAAGCTGCTTGTTGCTGTTCTTAGAGGGTACTCTTGAGAACATTGAAATTAAATCAGATGCTTTATTCCCTGAACATAACAAAACAAGAAATCAGTcacaaattttatattaaaaaaaaaagggattTTGATATATTCGTGTCATTGTTGATTGATAATTAAAGattttattacggagtaattaaaGTGATACATTGGCAAAAGTGATAAAAGAAAACGTGTGAACTAAAAAGTAACAAGGGAGGAATTAGTACCGTTAGCATCAATGATATTGATGTTAGCAGAAGCGGAGATAAGGCGTTGGACGACGGCACCAGAGGAGTGAGAACCACCAGCAACAGCACAGTGAAGGGCGGTGACTCGGTCAGACCCGGAAACTCGGTTAACATCAACACCACCCGATTGGAGTATAAAATCAACAATTTGAGTGCTTCCATATTGAGCGGCAACCATAAGAGGAGTTCGCTCCTCATACGCCATTTGATTAGATCCAATTCGACGAGTATACCAAAGATCCACTTCATCAATCGAAACCTTACCTGAGTCAACAGCGAGTTGGAAGCTCGTTACGTCGCCGGACGCGGCGATTTCGAGTGAGTTCGAGGCAGAGTTCGACACGAGTTCAATATCCATACCCATAACaataattggaaaataattaaaaaaatacagagAGGAATTTATTTGACGATTGATTATTGATTAAGAATGAGATTATTTTGATGTTGGGAGATATAATTTGGGTagtagagagagagaaagggcggCTCTTATAAAGGGGGAGAGCACCGGCCAGAGCCCAAAGGAGGAAGAAGGGAGGAAAGTGTGACTTTTCTGCTTTCGTTCTTCTttcttaagactataaaaaTTGGGTGGATTTTTTTGGGTATTTTTCTTTATTGGTTTGAAGAGTAGTGAGTAATTAAAAAGTGGGGGTCAAAAAGTCAAAGGGTCAAAGGGGTACTACGCGTGTGGGCGTGACTCTGCCTTGGTCTACGAAATGAAATTGGCATGAAATGTAAGTAGATTCCTTAACTATATTTTCACTCACAACTATGATGTTGCTAATCTTAATTTaatcaaattattttttgagtttttcttTAATATATTATCGTCTTTGTCCCTCATGAAGTATTAGGAATATTGTGTAAATATTATGTTGATATTCTGGTGTATATTTCCTTAAGGAGTTTAGGCAAGTTAGGGTTGCTATACTGTCATATAAATACTTGTGATTATCAATACAAGCCCTCAAGCTGTTTTCCTCCTATTCTCTATTCTCTGTCTATTCTCTGTAACTTATCATGGTATCGGAGCATCTCTAAATTAGAGATTTTTCTTGTTCTCGATATATCTTATTTGCTCTCTGTCAAGGCGTGTTCTTGATTAgggcctgtttttttttttttttaattcttccGCTGCTTGTGGTGTGCAATACGTGTTATTGCTGTTCCTTTTCTATTGACGGCGTGTTGCTATGGGTGATAACGACGAGAAGACTTCTTCCGGCTCTCGCTATGAGCCATTCTCTAAGTATTACCTTCACCCGAGTGAAGGTACCGGGACTGTCATCAGCCCTATCCTGTTGAAGGGCGACAATTATGAAGAGTGGTCACGCTCTCTTCGTAATAATCTCCGTGCTAAGAACAAACTCGGCTTTGTTGAAGGAACGATTGTTGTCCCGGATTCGACATCAAAGGACTACGCTCAATGGGGTATTGTCAATTCTATGCTAGTTGCTTGGCTTTATAATACACTTCATGAATCTGTTCGTTCTACTATTATTCTTCCTGATAATGTTAATGAGTTATGGGATGATTTAAAGGTTCGATATTCTTTAGGCAATGGCCCTCGTATCCttgaattaaagaaacaaattTCTGATTGTAAGCAAAAGGGAAGGACAGTGGCTAGTTATTACGGTGTATTGTGTAAATTGCATCAAGATTTGGCTAGCTATAGTAAGATGCCTGCTTGTACTTGATCAGCTGCTGCTGAGTATGTTCAGATTCAAGAAACAGGGAAATTACATCAGTTTTGTATTGGTCTTGATTCCCGAAAATTTGGTGGTGTTGTGTCAAATTTGCTGATGATGGAGCCTTTACCATCATTAAACGTTGCTTATGCTAAGGCCATTGCTGAGGAGAGGAAGCAAATTGTGTCGGAGGCCCAAGAAAGTACTCGATCGAAAGCAGTGGGCTTTGCGGCGAGTGGTGCATCGTCGGGTCGACCGTTTAGGCCAACTGGCCGTGAGGGTGCAGAGGCTCGTGATGCTAGAATGTGTAGTCATTGTGGCTTGGCTGGGCACGTGAAAGAGAAATGTTTTGAGCTAATTGGGTGGCCCGAGTGGTACACTCCTTCTGGTAGTAGGGTCCGTGGGCGTGGATCAGCAGGTCGTGGGCGTGGAGGTCGTGGTAATGCTGCTAGTCGTGGCAGGGGTTTCGCTGCCAATGTTGGCACTTCACACCAAGTCTCTTCTCAGGAGTTTAGTGATGTTGATAAGGCAAGTGCGCCTACATTAAGTGATGAACAGTGGTCACAAATGATGGCAGCCATCAAAAGCTCTAAACAATCATCATCTTCCACAGAAAAATTGCATGGTACGTATAATTCTAATGATTGGATTATTGATAGTGGAGCTTCCAACCATATGTCCGGTAATATTAATTTGTTCACTGGTCTGTGTGATATATCATCGCCCGTTGGTTTACCTAACGGAAAAAATACGACTGCTACTAAGGAAGGACGAGTTGTCTTGAGTGATGGCTTAATTTTGGATAATGTTCTTTATGTTCTTGCTCTCACTTGTAATTTGATATCTGT
This sequence is a window from Spinacia oleracea cultivar Varoflay chromosome 1, BTI_SOV_V1, whole genome shotgun sequence. Protein-coding genes within it:
- the LOC110801667 gene encoding zinc finger CCCH domain-containing protein 47; amino-acid sequence: MGMDIELVSNSASNSLEIAASGDVTSFQLAVDSGKVSIDEVDLWYTRRIGSNQMAYEERTPLMVAAQYGSTQIVDFILQSGGVDVNRVSGSDRVTALHCAVAGGSHSSGAVVQRLISASANINIIDANGNKASDLISMFSRVPSKNSNKQLDILLKSGYSDSDSSSISGFSSDSETESKKEFSVSELPDINNGVYGSDDFRMYCFKIKPCSRAYTHDWTECPFAHPGENARRRDPKKYQYTCVPCPEFKKGSCKKGEECEFAHGVFESWLHPAQYRTRLCKDEIGCARKVCFFAHKREELRPVYASTGSAIPDVSVSSPGGFSNASSTPPMSPSYAPLSPGNGASPGAGGMYQGKSSNFGASPPNLQLPGSRLRSSFSARDVELERELIKLETQLMNQQHQQYQDYQQHQQQQHQHQQQQHQQVLSPRPSPRWNNNNNNNNNNNMGRVSDMMPGSNLESAFASINVSRKMSPPSVLDSPLRKLSPPRGLDSPKSMAAAMLNSRAAAFVKRSQSFIDRSATMGANMSSPMSDWGSPNGKLDWGIHGEELNKLRKSNSFGFRGANNNNNATRTSPPGFNQPDVSWVNSLVKDEAGAGYLGARSPSYGRNGAGNGVQVQDMCLPWEQLYIEEQLVA
- the LOC130470009 gene encoding uncharacterized protein, with translation MGDNDEKTSSGSRYEPFSKYYLHPSEGTGTVISPILLKGDNYEEWSRSLRNNLRAKNKLGFVEGTIVVPDSTSKDYAQWGIVNSMLVAWLYNTLHESVRSTIILPDNVNELWDDLKVRYSLGNGPRILELKKQISDCKQKGRTVASYYGVLCKLHQDLASYSKMPACT